In the genome of Taurinivorans muris, one region contains:
- the lpxA gene encoding acyl-ACP--UDP-N-acetylglucosamine O-acyltransferase, whose translation MADSVHSSAFIAPSAKIGKNVSIGPCAYIEDDVVIGDNCKIDAFASVKQYTTLGEGNHIHSYAMVGGEPQDLKFHGEKSELIIGNNNNIREFATLHRGTETGGFITKIGDNNLIMAYCHVAHDCQLGNNIVMSNNATLAGHCIVDDFAILGGLSAVHQFTRIGTHAFVGGASGITQDLPPYMLAVGNRATVHSPNIVGLRRMRASQELFSAIKQAFKLTWQSDIPRPDALDQLEAEYGHLPEIKIYIDFIRQSKRGIIANENKD comes from the coding sequence ATGGCTGACTCCGTACACAGTTCCGCTTTCATCGCTCCAAGTGCGAAAATCGGAAAAAACGTAAGCATCGGTCCCTGCGCCTATATTGAAGACGATGTCGTCATAGGCGATAACTGCAAAATCGATGCTTTTGCCTCTGTTAAGCAATATACCACCCTCGGTGAAGGAAATCATATCCATTCTTATGCAATGGTCGGCGGTGAACCCCAAGATTTAAAATTCCATGGTGAAAAAAGCGAACTCATCATCGGCAACAACAATAATATCCGGGAATTCGCAACCTTGCACCGCGGAACGGAAACAGGCGGGTTTATCACGAAAATCGGCGATAACAACCTGATCATGGCATATTGCCATGTCGCCCACGACTGCCAGCTCGGCAACAATATCGTTATGAGCAATAACGCAACATTGGCAGGACATTGCATTGTTGATGATTTCGCCATTTTAGGCGGACTTTCCGCCGTGCACCAATTCACGCGTATCGGAACGCACGCCTTTGTCGGCGGCGCTTCCGGCATTACCCAAGACTTGCCGCCTTACATGCTTGCCGTAGGCAACAGGGCGACCGTCCATTCCCCTAATATTGTGGGGCTCCGCCGCATGCGCGCAAGCCAAGAACTCTTTTCCGCCATAAAACAGGCGTTCAAACTGACGTGGCAATCCGATATTCCGCGTCCCGACGCCCTCGACCAGCTGGAAGCGGAATACGGACATCTGCCGGAAATAAAAATCTATATCGATTTCATACGGCAATCAAAGCGCGGCATTATCGCCAATGAGAATAAAGACTAA
- the fabZ gene encoding 3-hydroxyacyl-ACP dehydratase FabZ translates to MEEKTFDELKIADIMRLLPHRYPFLLVDRVTEIIPNEKVVAYKNLTYNEQFFQGHFPNAPVMPGVLIIEAMAQTGIILVVDTLKIDTAKENMIYLFTGIEKAKFRRPVVPGDKLVIECSNLQHKMQLWKMDCKAYVDGQLVAQATLTASTTTADSFK, encoded by the coding sequence ATGGAAGAAAAAACGTTCGACGAATTAAAAATCGCTGATATCATGAGGCTGCTGCCCCATCGCTATCCTTTTCTTTTAGTCGACAGGGTGACGGAAATCATTCCTAATGAAAAGGTTGTTGCATATAAGAATTTAACCTATAACGAACAATTTTTCCAAGGGCATTTTCCCAATGCTCCCGTCATGCCCGGCGTGCTCATAATCGAAGCGATGGCGCAAACAGGCATTATTTTGGTTGTTGACACATTGAAAATCGACACGGCAAAAGAAAATATGATTTATCTTTTTACCGGTATTGAAAAAGCCAAATTCCGCCGTCCGGTCGTTCCAGGCGACAAGCTTGTCATTGAATGCTCGAATTTGCAGCATAAAATGCAATTATGGAAAATGGACTGCAAAGCCTATGTTGACGGGCAGCTTGTAGCTCAGGCGACCCTTACGGCTTCCACTACGACTGCTGACAGTTTTAAATAA
- the lpxD gene encoding UDP-3-O-(3-hydroxymyristoyl)glucosamine N-acyltransferase gives MLKQFTLAEIADFLGAKYQGENIAVTGLNTLEEATGTELSFLANPKYIKQIETTNAGAVILHENHAQAVKNAIISDNPYFAFARCMGLFAEKEGFFEGVSEFASIHPSAKIGEHCTIYPFAVIGANVEIGDNCTLFSGVYIGEHCHIGDNCTLTPNCVLMSRTSLGDNCYLQPGAVLGGEGFGFVRTDFGIQKIPQIGHVEIGDNVEIGANAAIDRAALSKTFVNSGTCIDNLVQIGHNVQIGKECLIISQVGIAGSTKIGDRCTFAGQAGIAGHLKIQDNVTVGPQGGVVKDIAKNSVVSGTPSMEYNTYMRHSILQPKIPDLFKRVNALEKQIEKLEQEINTKK, from the coding sequence ATGTTAAAACAATTCACCCTGGCGGAAATCGCAGATTTTTTAGGTGCAAAATATCAAGGGGAAAATATCGCCGTCACAGGACTCAACACGCTTGAGGAAGCAACGGGGACAGAACTCAGCTTTTTGGCAAATCCTAAATATATCAAACAAATTGAAACAACAAACGCCGGTGCCGTAATCCTGCACGAAAACCATGCCCAGGCTGTAAAAAATGCGATCATCAGCGATAATCCCTACTTCGCCTTTGCCCGCTGCATGGGACTTTTTGCCGAAAAAGAAGGTTTTTTTGAGGGCGTAAGCGAATTCGCGTCCATACACCCAAGCGCTAAAATCGGCGAACACTGCACCATTTATCCTTTTGCCGTCATCGGGGCGAATGTGGAAATCGGTGACAACTGCACGCTTTTTTCCGGAGTGTATATAGGCGAACACTGCCATATCGGCGATAACTGCACCCTTACTCCGAACTGCGTTTTAATGTCCCGCACCAGCTTGGGTGACAATTGTTATTTGCAGCCGGGAGCCGTTCTCGGCGGCGAAGGGTTCGGATTTGTCCGAACTGATTTCGGCATTCAAAAAATTCCTCAAATCGGACATGTGGAAATTGGCGATAATGTCGAAATCGGCGCAAATGCGGCTATCGATAGGGCAGCCCTTTCAAAAACCTTTGTAAATTCCGGCACATGCATTGATAACCTCGTACAAATCGGGCATAATGTGCAAATCGGTAAAGAATGTCTTATCATTTCCCAAGTCGGCATTGCCGGTTCGACCAAAATAGGCGACAGGTGCACTTTCGCAGGACAAGCTGGAATTGCCGGACATCTGAAAATTCAAGACAATGTCACTGTCGGTCCGCAAGGCGGAGTTGTGAAAGACATTGCAAAAAACAGCGTTGTCAGCGGCACCCCCTCCATGGAATACAATACCTATATGCGTCATTCCATTTTACAGCCTAAAATTCCTGATTTATTTAAACGCGTCAACGCCCTTGAAAAACAAATCGAAAAACTGGAACAAGAAATCAATACGAAAAAATAG
- a CDS encoding OmpH family outer membrane protein — translation MFRSLIFALALVFATVTAAQAATNVAIAPLMQVAEKSKLQDAKTKYLDSKFGKDKEKLEKDVKAFQKKAEEFQKQAAALSDSARQQKGQELEKEARALESRRQEFTKKAAPIEQKINQQILEILSQACANYAKNNGFDIILDSGAVLYASSAANIEEGLVDEVNKIWKDKGSKFKL, via the coding sequence ATGTTTCGTTCATTAATTTTTGCATTGGCACTTGTATTTGCAACCGTGACAGCCGCACAAGCCGCTACCAACGTTGCCATCGCCCCCCTTATGCAAGTTGCTGAAAAAAGCAAACTCCAAGATGCCAAAACAAAATATTTGGATTCAAAGTTTGGTAAGGATAAAGAAAAATTAGAAAAAGATGTCAAAGCATTCCAAAAGAAAGCTGAAGAGTTTCAAAAGCAGGCAGCCGCTCTTTCCGATTCCGCCCGTCAGCAAAAAGGACAGGAATTAGAAAAAGAAGCCCGCGCCCTTGAAAGCCGCCGTCAGGAATTTACCAAGAAAGCCGCTCCTATTGAACAAAAAATCAATCAGCAAATCTTGGAAATATTAAGCCAAGCTTGTGCAAATTATGCGAAAAACAACGGTTTTGACATCATCTTGGATTCCGGCGCCGTTTTATACGCAAGTTCCGCCGCCAACATTGAAGAAGGACTTGTTGACGAAGTCAATAAGATTTGGAAAGACAAAGGCTCTAAATTCAAACTTTAA
- the nspC gene encoding carboxynorspermidine decarboxylase, whose protein sequence is MLCPDRLNPHDFPSPCFVTDLAKLEKNMQILNSVQKKTGAKILLALKGFAQWKSFPYLSRAMQGPLFGACASSVDEARLSKEEFKGEVHAFAAGFSDEDMRELLTLCDHITFNSINQWKKFRPVISEYNEKHEKKILCGLRINPEHSEGAVPIYDPCSPSSRLGIRLKDFENENLDELFDGLTGLHFHTLCEQNSDALDRTLRAVEEKFAFMLERVSWVNFGGGHHITREDYDIDLLCQCIERIQAKYPVQIYLEPGEAVALKAGYLISTVLDVIHADMPMAILDTSAACHMPDVLEMPYRPAITGSGEEYEKKFTYRLGGKSCLAGDVVSTYSFDTPLKEGDKLVFEDMAIYSMVKTTTFNGLRLPSIALWDSRTNEILAVKHFGYGDFKERLS, encoded by the coding sequence ATGCTCTGTCCAGACCGATTGAATCCCCATGATTTTCCCTCTCCCTGTTTTGTGACCGACCTTGCAAAACTGGAAAAGAATATGCAAATTTTAAATTCCGTCCAAAAAAAAACAGGGGCAAAAATCCTTCTCGCCCTCAAAGGGTTTGCCCAGTGGAAAAGCTTCCCCTATTTATCAAGAGCCATGCAGGGTCCATTATTCGGCGCCTGCGCAAGCTCCGTTGACGAAGCGAGACTTTCCAAAGAGGAATTTAAAGGGGAAGTCCATGCCTTTGCCGCAGGTTTCAGCGATGAAGACATGCGGGAACTTCTCACGCTTTGCGACCATATCACGTTCAATTCCATTAACCAATGGAAGAAATTCCGCCCTGTGATTTCTGAATATAACGAAAAACACGAAAAAAAAATCCTTTGCGGTTTGCGGATCAATCCGGAACATTCGGAAGGCGCCGTGCCTATTTACGACCCTTGCTCCCCAAGTTCAAGACTGGGAATACGCCTTAAGGATTTTGAAAATGAAAATCTTGACGAATTGTTCGACGGGCTGACAGGTCTGCATTTCCATACCCTTTGTGAACAAAATTCAGACGCCCTTGACAGGACCCTGCGCGCTGTCGAAGAAAAATTCGCGTTCATGCTTGAACGCGTTTCTTGGGTCAATTTCGGGGGCGGTCATCACATAACACGTGAAGATTATGATATTGATTTGCTCTGCCAATGCATTGAACGGATACAAGCAAAATATCCCGTGCAGATTTACCTGGAACCGGGGGAAGCCGTCGCTCTCAAAGCCGGTTATCTTATCAGCACCGTACTTGACGTTATTCACGCGGATATGCCCATGGCTATTTTGGATACTTCCGCCGCCTGCCATATGCCCGATGTTCTGGAAATGCCCTACCGCCCGGCAATAACCGGATCCGGTGAAGAATATGAAAAGAAATTCACTTACAGGCTGGGAGGAAAATCCTGCCTTGCCGGCGATGTCGTTTCCACGTATTCTTTCGATACTCCGCTGAAAGAGGGCGATAAGCTCGTTTTTGAAGACATGGCGATATACAGCATGGTCAAAACAACGACATTCAACGGGCTCCGTCTGCCTTCCATCGCCTTATGGGATTCACGCACGAACGAGATACTTGCCGTAAAACACTTCGGTTACGGGGATTTTAAAGAGCGGCTTTCATGA
- a CDS encoding AzlC family ABC transporter permease — MRNASFYAGLKLGLPIMIGYIPLGFAFGVLAVKNGMDAFWAVMLSVFVFAGAGQFIAVSMLGAGASFLSIGAANFLVNLRHVLMSAALVLPWKHLPFSWKIFLSYFQTDEIFAANISYHKSGGEVTVTQVLTLALVAQSGWILGTFLGAVSGGLISNVEALGLDFALPAMFTALLVPLLVDRIQIIVCLTGAVLSLCFMEAGFDRWSIIFATLLSASLGLYLSLQKEKN, encoded by the coding sequence ATGAGAAATGCTTCATTTTACGCGGGGCTGAAATTGGGATTGCCTATCATGATAGGCTATATCCCTTTGGGGTTCGCTTTTGGTGTTTTGGCTGTAAAAAACGGTATGGATGCGTTTTGGGCGGTCATGCTTTCCGTTTTTGTTTTTGCGGGTGCGGGGCAGTTCATTGCGGTAAGCATGTTGGGAGCGGGAGCTTCTTTTCTGTCTATCGGCGCTGCGAATTTTCTTGTTAATCTGCGGCATGTGCTTATGAGCGCCGCCCTTGTTCTTCCTTGGAAACATTTGCCTTTTTCCTGGAAAATATTTTTATCGTATTTTCAGACGGATGAAATTTTTGCCGCGAATATTTCCTATCATAAATCAGGCGGAGAAGTGACCGTCACGCAAGTGCTGACTCTTGCGTTGGTCGCTCAGTCCGGCTGGATTTTAGGCACTTTTCTGGGCGCTGTTTCCGGCGGGCTTATTTCCAATGTGGAAGCTCTGGGTCTGGATTTTGCTTTGCCTGCCATGTTCACGGCTTTGCTTGTGCCTTTATTGGTTGACAGGATACAGATTATCGTCTGTTTGACGGGGGCTGTCCTTTCCTTATGCTTTATGGAAGCGGGTTTTGACAGGTGGAGCATTATTTTCGCCACGCTTTTAAGCGCAAGTCTGGGTTTATATTTGTCTTTGCAAAAAGAAAAAAATTAG
- a CDS encoding AzlD domain-containing protein, whose translation MSFVDGFFLLAAMMIGVYIPRLLPMGLLAKRTIGKNFQTWLSYIPVAILSALLAPEIFMRNGEFFFAKENLFLIAFGPALLAAYFTKSLFATLLTGMVLVAAMRYFNIFA comes from the coding sequence ATGAGTTTTGTCGATGGTTTTTTCTTGCTGGCGGCGATGATGATAGGCGTATATATTCCTCGTTTATTGCCCATGGGCTTATTGGCGAAGCGGACAATAGGGAAAAATTTTCAGACATGGCTTTCCTATATTCCTGTCGCTATTTTATCCGCGCTGCTCGCTCCCGAAATTTTTATGCGGAACGGTGAATTTTTTTTCGCAAAAGAAAATTTATTTTTAATAGCGTTCGGTCCGGCGCTTTTGGCTGCGTATTTCACAAAAAGTCTGTTCGCAACGCTGCTTACGGGAATGGTTTTGGTTGCAGCCATGCGTTATTTCAACATATTTGCATGA
- a CDS encoding septal ring lytic transglycosylase RlpA family protein, protein MLRVFLLCCIALFLNGCIQIGNYSIPLEPVYSSGSQKKQHTQQGKSRFSEEDLNSYRKSGSYYKTINTQRNSHLPKGKPYTVHGKKYTPYTSAVGFEEIGIASWYGPGFHGKKTSNGETFNTYSMTAAHKFLPFNTNILVTNLENGKTCVVRINDRGPFVDDRIIDLSQAAAQKIGMIKSGTAKVHLEYLDGDGKNSANTASTAKKSSGGIFGALFGGNNSMEERVVYSDEDKSVSAALASLAGGSMAAGGAGYTSNLSMAEVNPVYVNTAKASGSGGKLFVHLAVFKEKTMADKLVRELQKRNIPAKIYTDSGFYTVHAGPFKNEEMAKKVQQYLIKNFPKSYLVIR, encoded by the coding sequence ATGCTGCGTGTTTTTTTATTGTGCTGCATTGCGCTTTTTTTGAACGGGTGCATCCAAATAGGAAATTACAGTATTCCCTTGGAGCCTGTTTACAGTTCCGGCTCTCAGAAAAAACAGCATACCCAACAAGGAAAAAGCCGTTTTTCAGAAGAAGATTTGAATAGTTACCGAAAGTCAGGCTCCTATTACAAGACGATAAACACACAGAGAAACAGCCACTTGCCGAAAGGAAAACCCTATACGGTGCATGGCAAAAAATATACGCCGTACACTTCCGCCGTCGGGTTTGAAGAAATCGGCATCGCTTCATGGTATGGTCCGGGGTTTCACGGCAAAAAAACTTCCAACGGGGAAACGTTCAATACGTATTCCATGACAGCCGCCCATAAATTTCTTCCTTTTAATACGAATATTCTTGTGACCAATCTTGAAAACGGAAAAACATGCGTTGTGCGCATCAATGACAGAGGTCCTTTTGTCGATGACAGGATTATCGATTTGTCACAGGCTGCCGCGCAAAAAATCGGCATGATTAAGAGCGGGACGGCGAAAGTCCATTTGGAATATCTTGACGGAGACGGAAAAAATTCTGCAAACACCGCAAGCACCGCCAAAAAATCTTCAGGAGGAATTTTCGGCGCTTTGTTCGGGGGAAACAATTCCATGGAAGAACGGGTTGTTTATTCCGATGAGGACAAAAGCGTGAGCGCAGCGTTGGCTTCCCTTGCCGGAGGTTCCATGGCGGCGGGCGGAGCGGGCTATACGAGCAATTTGAGCATGGCGGAGGTGAACCCGGTTTATGTGAATACGGCGAAAGCTTCCGGTTCCGGCGGCAAATTGTTTGTGCACTTAGCTGTTTTTAAAGAAAAAACAATGGCGGACAAGCTTGTGCGGGAGTTGCAAAAGCGCAATATTCCTGCTAAAATTTATACGGACAGCGGATTTTATACTGTGCATGCGGGACCGTTCAAAAATGAAGAAATGGCAAAAAAAGTACAGCAATATTTAATAAAAAATTTTCCCAAGTCTTATTTAGTCATACGGTAG
- the pta gene encoding phosphate acetyltransferase, with product MANTLYISATAERSGKSAITLGLMRLLIGRVGKVGFFRPIVQESSGFDHELQLISEYFGLNLPFEQCYAFTLEEARRLINSGQVSLLMDKILETYNNLAKQYDFILCQGTDFLGKHGAFEIELNADIVATLGVPVLLVHPSINNNAEEIRSAATTAVEVFSQRGIEIAALVVNRVDPYLVDMDALKTEIADHLVQKNAKNPLVYFIPENNILGRPSLRDVAKNFNAEVLFCEQNLVDYHIDDYLIAAMHLGNFLNFLQEGNLVVTPGDRDDVLLGSIIASMSKSYPSVSGILLTGGLKPSPSILRLLDGIRNMSIPVLAVKTNTTETIENLKNLRDRIDADDTRKVHTALGNFDRYIDSDELAKRIVDDNTSRMTPRMFEYKLMDQARKHLMRIVLPEGTEERIIRAAEALQARQTAHLILLGDAEAIKEKARSLSVNLDGIDIINPATYPKFQEYAETYAELRKKKGITLEEAQDRMLDTTYFGTMMVYKDDADGLVSGAVNTTANTVRPALEFIKTKPGFSIVSSTFLMCLKDRVLAFGDCAINPDPTAEQLADIAITTSETARIFGIDPRVAMLSYSTGGSGKGEDVDKVKEATKFARERAPELLLEGPLQYDAAIDPEVAKTKMPDSPVAGKATVFIFPDLNTGNNTYKAVQRAADAIAIGPILQGLKKPVNDLSRGCTIADIINTVAITAIQAQAEKGLI from the coding sequence ATGGCTAATACACTTTATATCAGTGCAACTGCGGAACGATCCGGTAAATCTGCGATCACCCTGGGGCTTATGCGTCTGCTTATCGGCCGTGTCGGCAAAGTCGGGTTTTTTCGTCCGATTGTGCAGGAGTCTTCGGGGTTTGACCATGAACTGCAATTAATCAGCGAGTATTTCGGATTGAATTTACCTTTTGAACAATGCTACGCATTCACGTTGGAAGAAGCTCGCCGTTTGATCAATTCGGGACAGGTAAGCCTTTTAATGGATAAGATTTTGGAAACTTATAACAATCTTGCCAAACAATATGATTTCATTCTTTGCCAGGGCACTGACTTTTTAGGGAAACACGGTGCTTTTGAAATTGAATTGAATGCCGATATCGTTGCGACATTGGGCGTGCCGGTTTTGCTTGTTCACCCGAGCATCAACAATAATGCGGAAGAAATTCGTTCCGCCGCAACAACCGCTGTGGAAGTTTTCTCGCAAAGAGGCATTGAAATCGCCGCTCTTGTTGTGAACAGAGTGGACCCGTATTTGGTTGATATGGACGCGCTGAAAACGGAAATCGCTGATCACCTCGTACAAAAAAACGCAAAAAATCCTTTGGTGTATTTTATTCCCGAAAACAATATCTTGGGCCGTCCTTCTTTGCGTGATGTGGCGAAGAACTTCAATGCCGAAGTGCTGTTCTGCGAACAAAACCTTGTCGATTATCATATCGACGATTATTTGATTGCCGCCATGCATTTGGGCAATTTCCTGAACTTCCTCCAGGAAGGCAATCTGGTTGTCACTCCCGGAGACAGGGACGACGTGCTTTTAGGCTCCATTATCGCCAGCATGTCCAAATCGTATCCGAGCGTGAGCGGCATATTGCTGACCGGCGGACTTAAACCCTCACCTTCGATTTTGCGGCTTTTGGACGGTATCAGGAATATGTCCATTCCCGTGCTTGCCGTGAAGACAAATACGACGGAAACCATTGAAAACCTGAAAAATCTGCGTGACAGGATCGATGCTGACGACACAAGAAAAGTGCATACCGCTCTTGGAAATTTCGACCGTTACATTGATTCCGACGAACTTGCAAAACGTATTGTCGACGATAATACCAGCCGCATGACGCCGCGCATGTTCGAATACAAACTCATGGACCAGGCCCGCAAACACCTTATGCGTATTGTTTTGCCGGAAGGAACGGAAGAAAGAATCATCCGCGCGGCGGAAGCCTTGCAGGCCCGTCAGACCGCACATCTCATTCTGCTTGGCGATGCTGAAGCGATTAAGGAAAAAGCGAGAAGTTTGTCTGTCAACTTGGACGGCATTGACATCATCAATCCTGCAACCTATCCGAAATTCCAGGAATACGCGGAAACCTATGCGGAACTTCGCAAGAAAAAAGGCATCACGCTGGAAGAAGCTCAGGACCGTATGCTTGACACCACCTATTTCGGAACCATGATGGTGTATAAGGACGATGCTGACGGTTTGGTTTCCGGAGCTGTCAATACGACGGCAAATACCGTTCGTCCCGCTTTGGAATTTATTAAGACGAAACCGGGATTTTCCATTGTTTCCAGTACGTTCCTCATGTGTCTGAAAGACAGGGTGCTTGCTTTCGGCGACTGCGCCATCAACCCCGACCCGACGGCTGAACAGCTTGCGGATATTGCGATTACAACTTCCGAAACCGCAAGGATTTTCGGCATTGATCCGCGGGTTGCGATGCTTTCTTATTCCACCGGCGGTTCCGGCAAAGGGGAGGATGTGGACAAGGTGAAAGAAGCCACGAAGTTTGCCCGTGAAAGGGCTCCGGAACTCCTTCTTGAAGGACCTTTGCAGTATGATGCCGCCATAGACCCCGAAGTTGCGAAAACGAAAATGCCAGACAGCCCTGTTGCCGGTAAGGCGACTGTCTTCATTTTCCCTGACCTGAATACGGGCAACAATACCTATAAGGCGGTTCAGAGAGCTGCCGACGCCATTGCGATCGGACCTATTCTGCAAGGTTTGAAGAAGCCTGTGAACGACCTTTCCCGCGGCTGCACAATAGCCGATATTATCAATACCGTGGCTATCACCGCCATTCAAGCCCAAGCGGAAAAGGGTCTGATTTAG
- a CDS encoding Na/Pi cotransporter family protein: protein MSLFNVIQLIGGVGIFLYSIKMISESLQLMAGNSLQNLIGMLTKTPVLGVMVGTVVTVLIQSSSATTVMTVSFVDAGLMTLKQAIGLIMGANIGTTVTGQIIAFKIKDYCYLFIILGSLLQFLGKTNAQKHLGAGLFGFGLLFIGMQTMEDSMYVLRSRTDLFLMFKESAMLGVLAGTVITVLIQSSAATLGITIALSMQGLIPLEAAIPIILGSNIGTTITTILAAIGTCRHAKQACLAHVLFNIIGVAIFLPIMPLYIDFIRASSDSIGHQIANAHSLFNICNTIIFLPFVGSFAKLITAIIPDPQKPESRKSYLDPKLIEFTPAVAVDAVKNECLAMGSVLLESIDKIEELYFHHQKITREELTAIENLLDKYHAEIGDYSQALMRHKISDSELVRLHGYVSSAGDMERIGDKCKLLFHLWEKKEELQGDFSEQAIAELQQLFDKANTAVELSVQNISLPPASAKEAFAQVEDLSMEVRQMESKIRHMHVTRLAQGLCNASISLSFLDAVGAIEHMSYRAKKMSQVIVHQHIHENS, encoded by the coding sequence ATGTCCTTATTCAATGTCATACAACTAATCGGCGGAGTCGGCATTTTTCTTTATTCCATAAAAATGATAAGCGAATCATTGCAGCTCATGGCCGGCAACAGCCTGCAAAACCTTATCGGAATGCTTACGAAAACGCCAGTTTTAGGCGTTATGGTCGGCACTGTCGTTACCGTTCTTATCCAATCAAGTTCCGCAACCACCGTTATGACCGTCAGTTTCGTCGACGCGGGGCTCATGACGCTCAAACAAGCCATCGGGCTTATCATGGGAGCGAATATAGGCACAACGGTAACAGGTCAAATCATCGCCTTTAAAATTAAAGATTATTGTTACCTCTTCATCATTTTAGGTTCGCTCCTGCAATTTTTGGGAAAAACAAACGCACAAAAGCATTTGGGCGCGGGACTTTTCGGTTTCGGTCTGCTTTTTATCGGTATGCAAACCATGGAAGATTCCATGTACGTATTGCGGAGCCGTACGGATTTGTTCCTCATGTTCAAAGAAAGCGCCATGCTCGGTGTTTTGGCGGGCACTGTCATCACCGTTCTCATCCAATCAAGCGCCGCGACGCTGGGGATAACCATCGCTCTGAGCATGCAGGGTCTAATTCCCCTTGAGGCAGCCATTCCGATTATTTTGGGAAGCAACATAGGCACGACCATCACCACGATTTTAGCAGCCATCGGCACTTGCCGGCACGCAAAACAAGCCTGCCTCGCCCACGTTTTGTTCAACATCATCGGAGTAGCGATTTTTCTTCCCATTATGCCGCTTTATATCGACTTCATCCGCGCAAGTTCCGATTCCATCGGTCACCAAATCGCAAACGCCCACTCCCTGTTCAATATCTGCAACACCATTATCTTCCTCCCCTTTGTCGGAAGTTTTGCAAAACTTATCACCGCCATTATTCCGGACCCTCAAAAACCGGAATCCCGCAAGTCTTACTTGGACCCGAAACTTATCGAATTTACCCCTGCCGTCGCTGTTGACGCTGTTAAAAACGAATGTCTCGCAATGGGTTCCGTCCTTCTTGAATCCATTGACAAGATTGAAGAACTGTATTTTCATCACCAAAAAATCACCCGTGAGGAACTTACGGCGATTGAAAATCTTTTGGACAAGTACCATGCGGAAATCGGGGATTACTCACAAGCCCTCATGCGGCATAAGATTTCCGACTCCGAACTTGTCCGCCTGCACGGCTACGTAAGCAGCGCAGGAGATATGGAACGCATTGGGGACAAGTGCAAGCTTCTCTTCCATCTTTGGGAAAAGAAAGAAGAACTGCAGGGCGATTTTTCCGAACAAGCCATTGCCGAATTGCAGCAGCTGTTTGACAAGGCGAACACTGCCGTCGAACTTTCCGTGCAAAACATCAGCCTTCCTCCGGCAAGCGCAAAAGAAGCGTTTGCTCAGGTTGAAGACCTTTCCATGGAAGTTCGTCAAATGGAATCCAAAATCCGCCATATGCACGTGACAAGACTCGCACAAGGCTTATGCAACGCTTCAATCAGCCTCTCTTTCCTTGACGCTGTCGGCGCTATCGAACATATGAGCTATCGTGCCAAGAAGATGTCGCAAGTCATTGTTCATCAGCATATTCACGAAAATTCATAA